In a genomic window of Spiroplasma melliferum:
- a CDS encoding Holliday junction DNA helicase RuvB encodes MQSLNFRPDNFETYIGQESIKINLKIMIAASQKQQLPLKHMLFIGGSGMGKTSLGYLIANLLKQKLHLLHGPNLQKPSDLITCLMQIKTFDLVFIDEIHAISQEVSETLYPVLEDNCLNLILGKDYNTKNVTLSLPPFTFLAATTLLYQIPQPLLNRFTTVFYFEEYSNLEIQQILNNLFLQVGLSLTVNELELLTSYTRNNPRTTLRLFYRIYDYLVISSRSIDLAFLTEILTNLKVFQDGLEWNEVNYLKHIYYLFQQKPVGLGTLGQILNEPLLTITNNLEPFLLKKGYLLKTPRGRMLTSKAIQFLKNLI; translated from the coding sequence ATGCAGTCACTTAATTTTCGCCCCGATAATTTTGAAACATATATTGGTCAAGAAAGCATTAAAATAAATTTAAAAATTATGATAGCAGCTAGTCAAAAACAACAATTACCTTTAAAACATATGCTCTTTATTGGCGGCAGTGGAATGGGAAAAACAAGTTTAGGATATTTAATTGCAAATTTGTTAAAACAAAAATTACATCTTTTACATGGCCCAAATTTGCAAAAACCAAGTGATTTAATTACTTGTTTAATGCAAATTAAAACTTTTGATTTAGTTTTTATTGATGAAATTCATGCAATTAGTCAAGAAGTGAGTGAAACTTTATATCCAGTTCTAGAAGATAATTGTTTAAACTTAATTTTAGGAAAAGATTATAATACTAAAAATGTGACATTATCATTACCACCGTTTACTTTTTTAGCGGCGACAACTTTGTTATATCAAATTCCGCAACCATTATTAAATCGTTTTACAACTGTTTTTTATTTTGAAGAATATAGTAATTTAGAAATTCAGCAAATTTTAAATAACTTATTTTTGCAAGTTGGACTATCTTTAACAGTTAATGAATTAGAATTATTAACAAGTTATACTCGTAATAATCCCCGAACCACTTTGCGGTTATTTTATCGGATATATGACTATTTAGTTATTAGTTCTCGTTCAATTGATCTTGCCTTTTTAACTGAAATTTTAACTAATTTAAAAGTATTTCAAGATGGATTAGAATGAAATGAAGTTAATTATTTAAAACATATATATTATCTTTTTCAACAAAAACCAGTTGGTTTAGGGACATTAGGTCAAATTTTAAACGAACCTCTTTTAACAATTACTAATAATTTGGAACCATTTTTATTAAAAAAAGGTTATTTATTGAAAACTCCACGAGGACGGATGTTGACGTCTAAAGCAATTCAATTTTTAAAAAATTTAATATAA
- a CDS encoding Holliday junction DNA helicase RuvA produces the protein MYASICGTVQDINANLIYLEHNNYGYEINLVTNKLFEFKKAMQIKLYTFLIVEDYFQWYGFLDLATKKIFCDLLAIPTIGVKTAVKLLQQISVEDLLTLVQQNNLHKIEQLRGLKVHSGRILFNALQKIYFTKKYNNLQNKVINCLKTLGYSLTTIYQTINAIKQPPTQLDQYLKIVLTAISKNAVT, from the coding sequence ATGTATGCTTCAATTTGTGGAACAGTTCAGGATATTAATGCAAATTTAATTTATTTAGAACATAATAATTATGGTTATGAAATTAATTTAGTTACAAATAAATTATTTGAGTTTAAAAAAGCAATGCAGATTAAATTATATACTTTTTTAATAGTAGAAGATTATTTTCAATGATATGGTTTTTTAGATTTAGCAACAAAAAAAATTTTTTGTGATTTATTAGCAATACCAACAATTGGAGTTAAAACTGCTGTTAAATTATTACAACAAATTAGTGTAGAAGATTTGTTAACTTTAGTGCAACAAAATAATTTGCATAAAATTGAACAATTACGGGGATTAAAAGTTCATAGTGGTCGAATTTTATTTAATGCATTACAAAAAATTTATTTCACAAAAAAATATAATAATTTACAAAACAAAGTTATTAATTGTTTAAAAACATTAGGTTATTCTTTAACAACTATTTATCAAACAATTAATGCAATTAAGCAACCACCAACGCAACTTGACCAATATTTAAAAATAGTTTTAACAGCAATAAGCAAAAATGCAGTCACTTAA